The DNA sequence TTTTTAGCCTCATCACTTTTGCCACTAAAAATTTGAATTCTATAGGTGTCGTTTGTACTTATTGATGTGTTAATTTTTCGTTTGTCGTTCAGTAATTGCTCAAATTTTGGGTCCTGATTTAAGGTTAAATTTTGGTCTTGAGCATTAATGTTATAAGCTAAAGTGATCATTGTTAGTGTTAGGTAGACTCTTTTGGAGGGAGTTAAAATTCTCATAATGTGATAGTTTTTATGCAAAAATAGTATTTAATGTTTGTGTGGAAAATTTTAATTTTATTTAGAATTGATATAAATTGGTATTTAAGGGTATTTTAAGGTTTTGAGAATAGTTCATAAGTCGTATTTTTG is a window from the Flavobacterium cupriresistens genome containing:
- a CDS encoding SPOR domain-containing protein; its protein translation is MRILTPSKRVYLTLTMITLAYNINAQDQNLTLNQDPKFEQLLNDKRKINTSISTNDTYRIQIFSGKSDEAKKTLTDFKKEYNTIDGTIIFNTPNYKVIVGNFKTKIEAERNLAEIKKRYKSVFLIKPGR